In Geitlerinema sp. PCC 9228, the following proteins share a genomic window:
- a CDS encoding sulfite exporter TauE/SafE family protein, with translation MISTEIIAFGFSGMVAGILAGLLGIGGGVLLVPLLVTFGVSAVQAVATSTLSIVITALAGSWQNWRMGYINPEKVLGLGIPAIATTQLGAIAADRIAEPILLFAFGCLLLANVYLIEFRRRVVGQRQQQPNPLDHNANDEPAAPRSVPPFVSRTATGGLAGFLAGLFGVGGGVIIVPMQILLLQESIQSAVQTSLGAIVIIALSACAGHLWEGNVLWLEGVTLGVGGMLGVQASTRFLPSLPESFVSFTFRALLVALAIYIFWQAGQRYFM, from the coding sequence ATGATTTCTACAGAAATAATTGCTTTTGGTTTCTCGGGTATGGTAGCCGGCATTCTAGCCGGTTTGTTGGGGATTGGTGGCGGCGTGTTGCTGGTACCGTTGTTGGTCACTTTTGGCGTTTCTGCAGTACAAGCGGTCGCTACCAGTACCCTATCCATTGTTATTACTGCCTTGGCGGGTAGCTGGCAAAACTGGCGCATGGGGTATATCAATCCCGAAAAAGTGCTAGGATTGGGAATTCCCGCTATTGCCACCACGCAACTTGGTGCGATCGCGGCCGACCGCATCGCCGAACCAATTCTGCTGTTTGCTTTTGGATGTCTGTTACTGGCGAATGTCTATCTGATTGAATTTCGCCGGCGAGTGGTTGGGCAGCGACAGCAGCAACCAAATCCCCTTGACCACAACGCAAACGACGAACCAGCCGCACCCAGGTCCGTGCCGCCGTTTGTTTCTAGAACTGCGACTGGCGGCCTGGCAGGATTTTTAGCCGGTTTGTTTGGCGTTGGCGGCGGCGTAATTATTGTTCCCATGCAAATTCTGCTGCTCCAAGAAAGCATCCAAAGTGCCGTACAAACTAGTTTGGGGGCGATCGTGATTATTGCCCTGTCTGCTTGTGCAGGTCACCTCTGGGAAGGAAACGTACTCTGGCTGGAAGGAGTGACGTTGGGAGTGGGGGGGATGCTGGGGGTGCAGGCAAGCACTCGGTTTTTGCCCAGCCTCCCGGAAAGCTTTGTTAGTTTTACCTTTCGGGCTTTGTTGGTTGCCCTAGCTATCTATATATTTTGGCAAGCTGGGCAAAGATACTTTATGTAG
- a CDS encoding isochorismate synthase, translated as MKLWDSIKNSIGYVFDGIRRIFGPSDDEYPNTGVQPFEGDTNQDQRQQNQY; from the coding sequence ATGAAACTCTGGGATTCCATTAAAAACTCTATTGGCTACGTTTTCGACGGGATTCGTCGTATTTTCGGACCCAGCGATGACGAATATCCCAATACCGGCGTTCAACCTTTTGAAGGCGATACCAACCAAGACCAACGCCAGCAAAATCAATACTAA